TGAGGTGCAGCCGAGCGCGACAGTCAGCTCCTGCCAGTTATCATGCCACTCATCCAGCAACAGACCGCGTGGTAACTCCGGTGCCGCCTGCATCGCCGCCTCTAAAGCCTGATACGAGAACGATGACAACAGCGGCGCAGTTTGTCCATGCCACAGCTCACGCGCCGCCAGCGCAATCGCCGTACCGGTTTGCCGATCCAGCCCGGTGGTAGGCTTAATCTCAATATTCGCCATCATGCCATATTGCTGACAGCGCGCAGCGACGTCACGCAGTAGCGGTAAAGGTTCGTGCTGAAACTCACGGCTAAACCAGCCACCGGCATCCAGCTGCTGCAATTTTTCCCACGGCTGTTCGCCAGCAACGCCCCAGCCGTTACTGGTACGATCGAGCGTGTCGTCATGCAGCAGAAAGATCTGCGCATCCTGCGATAACCTGGCGTCGAACTCGATCATGGTGTGACCATATTTCGCGCCGACATCGATCGCCGCCAGGGTATTTTCCGGCGCCAGCTTGCCGCCACCGCGATGGGCGACAATCGCCGGATAGGGCCAGTCTTTGTTAATCATTCCAGACGCATTCCTGTAATTGAATCAAAAAAGTGTAGCGCGTTTGCCGGCAGATGCAGCCATAAGCTGCTGCCAGGCTCTGGTCGCTCAGTATGCGGCAGGCGCACAACCACGTTGTTGCCGCCCCATTTGCCGTGCGCCAGATTATCGGCGCCCAGCATCTCCAGCGTCTCTACGACCAGCGGAATACCATCGGCTTCACGCGTTGATAGCTGAATATGCTCCGGACGCACGCCCAGCGTCAATGGCCGGTTCGCCCATTTAGTTTTAGCCTGCGGCAGCGGCAGCGCAAGGCCCGGCGACAGCGCAAAACGCGTACCGTCATGGTTAATGCTGCCTTCCAGCAGGTTCATCGACGGTGCGCCAATAAAGCTGGCGACAAAACGCGTCGCCGGACGCTCATACACTTCCACCGGCGTGCCCAGCTGCTCGACAACCCCTTTGTTCATCACCATCACCCGCTGCGCCAGCGTCATCGCTTCAACCTGATCGTGGGTAACATACAGACTGGTGGTATTCAGACGGCGATGCAGCAGTTGCAGCTCCAGACGCATCTGAACGCGCAGGCGCGCATCAAGGTTCGACAGCGGTTCATCAAACAGAAACACCGCCGGTTCGCGCACAATCGCCCGCCCCATCGCCACACGCTGGCGCTGACCGCCAGATAACTCGCGCGGACGGCGCTGTAACAGCGCATCCAGCTCGAGACTACGCGCCGCTTCCAGCACCCGCTGGCGAATCTGCTCCTTGCCCATGCCGCGGATTTTCAGGCCGTAAGCCATATTCTGTTCCACACTCATATGGGGATAGAGCGCGTAGTTCTGAAATACCATCGCAATGCCACGATCTTTCGGTTCCAGATCGGTCACCCGCTGGCTGTCGATCCAGATATCACCGGAAGTCACGCGTTCCAGTCCGGCCACCATACGCAACAGCGTCGATTTGCCGCAGCCGGATGGACCAACCATCACCATAAATTCGCCATCATTTATCGTGACATTAAGTGGCTGAATGACCGCATTTTTGCCGTCATAAGATTTGGTCACCGCCTGAAGTTTTACGCCTGCCATCTGCTATTTCTCACTCTCAACCAGCCCACGCACAAAGGCGCGCTGCATTACCATCACCACCACCACCGGTGGAATTAACGTCATTAACATTGCGGCCATCACCAGATTCCACTGAGTGGAACCATCGCCGCTGGAGATCATGGTGCGAATGCCCGCCACCGCCGTGCCCATACTGTTGTCACTGGTGATCAGAATCGGCCACAGATACTGATTCCAGCCGTAGATAAAGGTGATAACAAACAGCGCCGCCAGATTGGTTTTGGACAGCGGCAATACGATATCCCAGAAGAAGCGCATCGGGCTGGCGCCATCGATACGTGCCGCCTCCAGCAGTTCATCCGGCAGCGACATAAAGAACTGGCGGAACAGGAAAGTCGCGGTAGCAGAGGCCATTAGCGGCAGCGTAAGGCCGGTGTAGCTGTCCAGCAGCTTCAGATTAGCGATCACTTCCACCGTCGGGAAAATACGCACTTCGACCGGCAACATCAGGGTGATAAAAATCATCCAGAAAAAGAAGGTGCGCAGCGGAAAACGGAACCACACCAGCGCAAACGCCGACAGCATCGAGATGCTGATTTTTCCGGTGGTAATCGCCAGCGACATAATGGTGCTGTTGAGCAGCAACACGCCAATCGGTGCGCTGTTGCTGCTGACGCCGTTATGCCAGATGGTGCTGATGTTTTCCCACAGATGGCCGCCAGGGATCAGCGTCATCGGCACCTGGTAGATGGCGACGTTATCCAGCGTCGCGGCGACAAACGCCACATACAGCGGAAACAGAATGGTCAGAATGCCAAGGATAAGGATGGTGTGGCTGAAAAAAGTCAGCCCGGGGCGATTTTCGATCATTGGTAACGCACCTTACGCTCGACATAGCGGAACTGGATTACCGTCAGCGCAATCACCAGTAACATCAGCACCACCGATTGTGCGGCTGATGAGGAGAGATCCAGACCGGTAAAGCCTTCACGATAAATTTTGTAGATCAGCGTGGTGGTGGACTGCACCGGGCCGCCCGCCGTCGCGGCATCGATCACCGGGAAGGTATCGAAGAAGGCGTAAACCAGATTGACCACCAGCAGGAAGAAGCTCACTGGCGCAATCAGCGGCAGTGACAAATGGAAGAAGCGGCGTACCGGACCGGCGCCATCAATCGCGGCGGCTTCCACCAGTGAACGCGGTATTGACTGCAACGCGGCAAAGAAGAACAGAAAGTTGTAACTTACCTGCTGCCAGACCGAAGCCAGCACCACCAGGAACATCGCCTGGCCACTGTTTTGCGCATGGTTCCAGTCGTAACCCAGCAGACCAAGAAAATGGGTAATCAGACCCAGGCCGGGGTTAAACAGAAACATCCACAGCACCGCAGCGATGGCGGGCGCGACCGCATAGGGCAGCAGCAGCATCGTCTGATAGAAACCTTTCAGGCGCACCACATAGTCAACCAGCGCGGCGAAAAACAGCGAAATCAGCAGACCACAGCCGGTCACCAGTCCGCTAAAGATCAGCGTAGTCCAGAATGAGGCGAGATAATATTCATCGTTAAATAGCTGGGTGAAGTTTGCCAGCCCGACAAAATGGCTGGATAAGCCGAAAGGGTCGACGCTCTGCACTGAATACCATAGTGCTTCACCGGCGGGCCAGATAAAGAAGATCGCGGTGATCAGCAGTTGTGGCAACACCAGCAGATAGGGTAACCAGCTGGTACGAAAACCAGGACGAACAGAGGACATAGTTTAGCTCGGGGTTCGGAATGCGACGGGCGGCAAGAACGCCGCCCCTACGGGCCAGGACCATTTTCTGTAGGGGCGGCGTTCTCGCCGCCCGTTCAGATTATTTCACCTGTTGTTCAAAGCGACGCAGCAGCAGGTTGCCGCGTTCAACTGAGGTATCCAGAGCCGCTTGTGGTGTTTTCTTACCGGTCCACACGCCTTCCAGCTCTTCATCAACAATGGTGCGAATCTGCGGCATATTGCCTAAACGCATCCCTTTGGTGAAAGGTAATGGCGGCTTGTTCAGCATCTGACGGGTGGCGATATCGGCGCCCGGGTTTTTGTCATAGAAGCCCGATTTGCGCGTCAGCTCATAAGCGGCGGTGGTGATCGGCAGATAGCCGGTTTTCTGATGCCATTCCGCGGCGATTTCCGGCTGCGCGAGGAACTGCATAAACTCGGCTACACCTTTGTAAGTGCTGGCATCTTTGCCTTTCATCACCCACAGGCTGGCGCCGCCGATAATGGCGTTTTGCGGCGCTTCCGGCACGGTGGCGTCGTAAGGCATCATGCCGACACCGTAGTTAAATTTGGCGTAGTGGCGGATATCGGCCAGCGAACCGGAAGAGGCGGTGGTGATCGCACAGTCACCGCTGTAGAACTTCTCGGTGGACTCATCTTTGCGGCCAAAATAGGTGAAATCACCCTTCTTATTCATATCGGCCAGCAGCTGGATATGACGAACCTGAACCGGTTTATTGAACTCCAGTACCGCATCGGTGCCGCTAAAGCCATTATTCTGCGTGGCGACCGGCAGGGCATGCCAGGCGCTGAAGTTTTCGATCTGAATCCAGCCCTGCCAGCCACTGGCGTAGCCGCACTTCATGCCAGCGGCACGCAGTTTGCTGCTATAAGCGGCCAGATCCTGCCAGGTTTTCGGTGGCTGTTCCGGATCCAGCCCGGCTTTTTTAAATGCATCTTTGTTGTAGTACAGCACCGGGGTGGAGCTGTTAAACGGCTGGGAAATCAGATGGCCGGTTTTGGCGTCGCTGTAGTAACCGGATACCGTCGGTACAAACTGCGACTCATCAAAGGTGATGCCTGCATCTTTAAATACGTCATACACCGGCTTAATGGCCTGGGACGCCATCATCGTCGCGGTGCCCACTTCGTATACCTGCAAAATGGCTGGCGCGGTGCCGGTACGCACGGCAGCGATACCTGCCGCCAGGCTCTGGTCATATTTGCCTTTATATACCGGGACAATTTTGTAATCAGGGTGAGCCTGGTTAAAACGCTGAGCCAGAGAATCAACCTCTTTCCCTAACTCGCCGTCCATGGAGTGCCAGAATGGGATGTCGGTTGCAGCCAGAGCCTGGCCGGACAGCGCGAATCCCAGCACGATACTCAGTGCGGTATGACGAAATGTGGTGGATGACATATCAGTTTCCCATGACATGATTGTTACGCGCGATTTCACGCCTTTTATGTTCGGGAAGTAACATGACATGCAAAAATGACAGTGAGATAAACGTCTTATGACGGGAATGTGACAGGGAGGTGACGGGGTGATACTGATACGGGAGCCGATAATGGCTCCCCTGGGGCGTACTTCACGGGCGGCGTTCTCGTCGCCCGTGGTATCGGTTAGCCGCCGAGATAAGCGCTTCTGACCGCCTCATTAGCCAGCAACGCGTCGCCGGTATCTTCCAGCACCACATGGCCATTTTCCAGCACGTAGCCACGGTCGGCCAGCTTCAGCGCCTGATTGGCATTCTGCTCCACCAGGAAGATGGTCATGCCCTCTTTGCGCAATTGCTCAATGGTGTCAAAAATCTGCTGGATAATAATCGGCGCCAGACCCAGCGATGGCTCATCCAGCAGCAACAGACGCGGCTGGCTCATCAGCGCACGGCCAATCGCCAGCATCTGCTGCTCACCGCCGGACATGGTGCCGGCACGCTGCACACGGCGCTCCAGCAGGCGCGGAAACAGTGCATAAACGCGCTGAATACGCTCCTGATACTGTTTCTTCTCCGCAAAGAAACCGCCCATCGCCAGATTCTCTTCCACCGTCATGCGTGAAAACACGCGACGCCCTTCCGGTACGATGGCAATCGCTTCACGCATAATGCGCGCCGTTTGCCAGTCGGTAATCTCTTTACCGTCAAAGCTGATGCTGCCGGTGGTGGCGCGCGGTTCGCCGCACAGGGTGCCGAGCAGCGTGGTTTTACCGGCGCCGTTGGCGCCAATCAGGGTCACAATCTCCCCCTGATTGATATGCAGACTGACATCATGCAACGCCTGGATTTTGCCGTAATGGGTACTGACGTTGCTTAAGGTTAAAATCGGGTTCGCCATCTTACGCCTCACCTAAATATGCGCGGATAACATCCGGGTTATTGCGGATCTCTTCCGGTTTGCCATTCGCCAGCGGCGTTCCCTGATTGACCACATAAATACGGTCGGAAATTCCCATTACCAGCTTCATATCGTGTTCAATTAACAGCACTGACACCTTATGCTCACCACGCAGTTCGGCAATCAGCTCATCCAGTTCGTGGGTTTCACGCGGATTAAGACCGGCGGCCGGTTCGTCAAGCATCAGGATCTCCGGCTGCGTCACCATGCAGCGGGCAATTTCCAGCCGGCGTTGCTGACCATAAGCCAGATTACCCGCCTGACGGTTAGCCATCTCCAGCAAACCGACGCGCTGCAACCAGGCAGCGGCACGATCCAGCGCGTCGCTTTCGCTTTTACGAAACGCCGGGGTTTTCAGCAGGCCGGAAAATACGCCGCTTTTCAGATGCTGATGCTGCGCCACTAACAGGTTTTCAATCACCGTCATTTCGCGGAACAGACGCACATGCTGGAAGGTGCGCACAATCCCCATGCGGGCAATCTTCTGCCCCGGCAGACCTTCCAGATGCTGATCTCGCAGCTTGATGGTGCCGCCGGTCGGCCGGTAAAAGCCGGTGAGGCAGTTAAACACCGTGGTTTTACCGGCACCGTTTGGCCCAATCAGCGAAACGATCTCCTGCGGATGCAGTTCCAGCTTTACATTGTTGACCGCCAGCAGGCCGCCAAAGCGCATCATCAGGCCATCTACTGCTAACAAAGGCTGACTCATGCCTGCTCTCCTTTTGCGTCACGTTTCAGCTTCAGCTGCGGGCGCTGCATCGGCAGCAGGCCCTGTGGACGCCAGATCATCATCAGCACCATCAGACCACCCAGCACTAACATGCTGTATTCATTCAGATCACGCATCATTTCGCGCGATACCACCAGCAGAATCGCCGCGAGGATCACCGCAAACTGCGATCCCATGCCACCGAGCACCACAATCGCCAGCACAAAGGCGGATTCGGCAAAGGTGAAGGATTCCGGGCTGACAAATCCCTGGCGCGCCGCAAACAGCGTACCGGCAAACCCGGCAAAGGCGGCGCTGATGGTAAAAGCAGTGAGTTTGATGCGACGCGGGCTGAGACCCAGCGATCGACAGGCAATCTCATCTTCCCGCAACGCTTCCCACGCGCGGCCCAGCGGCATACGCAGTAAGCGATTAATCACAAACAGGGTCAGCACCACCAGCAGTACCGCTACCATATACAGGAAGATAATGCGGTCGCCCGGATCATATTGCAGGCCAAAGAAATTATGGAAGGTATCCCAGCCGCCATCGCGAACGCTGCGGTTGAACTCCAGGCCAAAGAAGGTCGGTTTCGGGATCTGGCTGATGCCGTTAGGGCCACCGGTAATCTCGGTGTTATTCAGCAACAGGATACGTACGATTTCGCCGAAGCCAAGGGTGACAATCGCCAGATAGTCGCCGCGCAGGCGCAATACCGGGAAGCCCAGCAGCAGGCCAAACATTGCCGACACCAGCCCCGCCAGCGGCAGACACTGCCAGAAGCCAAGGCCGTAATAGTGATTCAGCAGCGCAAAGGTATAGGCGCCAATCGCGTAAAAGCCGCCGTAGCCCAGCACCAGCAGGCCAGATAAGCCCACCACCACATTCAGGCCGAGGCCAAGCATCACGTAGATCAGCGTCAGGGTGGCGATATCCACCGTGCCGCGCGACACCACAAATGGCCAGACTACCGCAGCAATAATCAGCGCCAGCGCCAGCAGTTTTTGCTTCGGCGTGGAGCCATCAAAACCCGGCAGCACAAAAGCCGGGCTGGAGATTTTCTTCAGGCCGCTTTGCATCATCGGACGCATCAGCTGGAAGAAAAACACCACCGCACAACCAACGGCAATCCAGTTCCAGCGCACGCTACCGGCGTTATTGACCACCAGCTGCGTACCATCAAGGTTCAGACGCAGCCCCATAAAAAAGGCGGCCAGAATCAGCAGCATCAACGCCGAGACCATGGCATTGACCAGGTTAAGCTGTTTCATACTTTTTCCACCTCCGGACGACCAAGGATACCGGTCGGCATCACCAGCAACACCACGATCAGCAGCGCGAAGGAGACTGCATCTTTATATTCGGTACTCAGGTAAGCGGAAGTCAGGGCTTCAGCGATACCCAGAATCAGGCCGCCCAGCATCGCGCCAGGGATACTGCCAATGCCGCCCAGAACCGCCGCGGTGAAGGCTTTCATCCCGGCCATAAAGCCGATATAGGGGTTAATCACACCGTAGAACTGGCCCAGTAATACCCCAGCCACGGCCGCCATCGCCGCGCCAATAACAAAGGTCAGCGAGATCACGCGGTCAGTGTTAATCCCCAGCAGGCTGGCCATTTTCAGGTCTTCGGCACAGGCGCGACAGGCGCGGCCCATACGGGAATAGCGGATAAATACCGTCAGGGCCAGCATCGCAAGGAAGGTGACCGACCAGATCACCAGCTGCATGGCGGAGATGGTGGCGGCGAAACCGTTGCTTTCACCCAGCGTCCACTGCCCGGTGATCAGGCTCGGCAGCGCCAGATCGCGTGAGCCTTGTGTCAGGCTGACGTAGTTTTGCAAAAATATCGACATCCCGATGGCTGAGATCAGCGCAATCAGGCGCTTGGAGGAGCGGACCGGCTTATAAGCCACGCGCTCAATACTCCAGCCATAGGCGCTGGCGATCACAATCGCCATAATGAAACCGGCGCCGATCAGGATCCAGCCGACATCAATGCCCATCATCATCAACGCGGCGATAACAATAAACGAGACGTAGCTGCCGATCATATACACTTCGCCGTGAGCGAAGTTGATCATGCCGATAATGCCGTAAACCATGGTGTAGCCAATGGCAATCAGCGCATAGGTGCTGCCCAACGTCACGCCGTTGAACATTTGCTGCAGAAAGTAGAGAAACTGCTCGGACATACCTTAATTACCTTACAAATCCGCACAGGCGGAAGGTACAAAACGTCACGGGCGGCGAGAATGCCGCCGCGGGTCGTGCAAATCATCGGCACGGGCGGCGATAACGCCGCCCTTACAGCAGGGGAGCCGTTATCGGCTCCCGTTGCAACGCCAGATGTTACTTAACCGCGGTTGAAGTGCCATCGGCATGCCATTTAAATACGCCGAACTCAAAGCCTTTCAGATCGCCTTTCGCGTCCCAGCTCAGGTCGCCCATTACCGTTGGTACCGGCTGGCCTTCCTTCAGGTTTTTGACGATCGCTTCCGGCTCTTCGCTTTTGCTACGTTCCATCGCGGTGGTCAGTGATTGCAGCGCGGCGTAGGTCGTCCAGACAAACGGACCGGTAGGATCCAGTTTCTTCGCTTTCAGCGCATCAACAATCGGTTTGTTGGCAGGAACCTGGTCATAGCGCTTCGGCAGGGTAACCAGCATGCCTTCAGAGGCGGCACCGGCGATATTAGACAGCGAGGAGTTACCCACGCCCTCTGGTCCCATAAAGCCGGTTTTCAGGCCAGCAGCACGTGCCTGACGCAGAATCTGGCCCATTTCCGGGTAGTAACCGCCGAAGTAAACAAAATCGACGTTCTCTTTCTTCAGACGCGCCACCAGCGTGGAGAAGTCTTTATCACCGGCAGTCACACCTTCAAACAGCACCACATTGCCGCCCGCTTTTTTCAGGCTCTCCTGCACGGAACGCGCGAGGCCTTCACCGTACTGCTGCTTATCATGCACCACGGCGATACGCTGCGGTTTGATTTCATCAAGGATATATTTGGCCGCCGTAGGTCCCTGATCGGAGTCCAGACCAGTGGTACGCATAATCATCTTATAACCACGGGTGGTCAGGTCAGCATTGGTGGCTGCCGGGGTGATCATCACGATACCTTCATCTTCATAGATATCAGAAGCCGGTTGCGTCGATGAGGAGCAGAGGTGGCCGATAACATAACGGATACCGTCGTTAATCACTTTGTTAGCGACCGCAACGGCTTGTTTCGGGTCACAGGCGTCGTCATATTCCACGCCGACCAGTTTGTCACCGTTAACGCCACCTTTAGCGTTGATGTCAGCGATGGCTTGTTTGGCGCCAGTGAATTCCATATCGCCATATTGCGCTACCGGGCCGGACATCGCCCCAACGATGGCAACTTTAATCTCTTTTGCCATTGCCGCGTGGCTCATCGCCAACGCAACGCAACCTGCCAGAAACGCGCTACCTTTACTGATTTTCATCCGCACTTCCCCATCTGTTTGTCTGTTGTGTGATTGCTGGTTATTTTTTGCCGGATTTCGCTTAAAAACGCTTAGCTTATAAAGAGTTAGAAGGTAAACCGGCATTTTTTATGGATAAGGCTTTATTTTTCAGGTTATTAAACAGGAATTTTCTTCTGTAAATCAACTGACATATGCAGAAACTCGCGGGCGTTACAGCATAATTACCTGGCACTATTGATGGCATAACAGGCAATAAGCCAGCTGTTTATGCTGCAATAATAGCCGCAACCTGACATTTTGATCGGGTAATGGCGCGCATCAAAAACAGATCGCGTCGTTTTGGTCGGGGAAAAGTTACGCGCCCCGTAGCCAACATATTCGCTACAATATGCCTTTGTTACATATCGGGTGGGATTTATGAAACTGACCATCATACGGCTGCAACAATTCAGCGTGCAGGATCGACTGGATCTGGGCAAAGTGTGGCCGGAAAAGGAGATTGCGGCACTGGAAGGCACGCTGGATGAACAGCACCGGTTGTATGCCGCGCGCTTTAACGATCGACTGCTGGGAGCATTAATGCTGGAGATCGGCGGCACACAGGGGAGGATTTATGCCTTGCAGGTGCGTGAAGTAACCCGTCGTCGCGGTGTTGGTCACTATTTACTGCAAGAGACAGTGGCGCAGAATCCTGCCGTCAGCGAATGGTGGATTGCGCAGGATGGCAGTGAACAACCAGCGGTAATCGCAGCTTTTATGCAGGCTGCTGGTTTTCGTCAACAGGCGGATGGTTGGGTTAAACCGGGCGGCGAGAACGCCGCCCCTAAATTGTAGGGGAGCCGTTTTGGCTCCTGTGGAAACAGAAAGGGCGGCCATCTGGCCGCCCCTGCGAACACGTTAACGCAATGCGTTACGCTTCAATCGCCAGTCGTAATTTCTTCATCGCGTTTTTCTCCAGCTGACGTACACGCTCTGCGGAAACACCGTACTGATCGGCCAGTTCCTGTAGCGTGGTTTTGTTATCGTCATCCAGCCAGCGCGCGCGGATAATATGCTGACTACGCTCATCCAGACCTTCCATCGCATTGGTCAGCTTATCAGCAGCGTGGTTATCCCAGTTATCCTCTTCAATGCCATCGGCAAAGTCAGAGGTTTTATCCTGCAGATACAGCACTGGCGCCATCGATTTACCTTCGCTGGATTCATCATCCGACGACAGATCGAAGGTCATATCCTGCGCGGCCATCCGCGATTCCATTTCACGCACGTCTTTACTGGAAACGCCCAGCTCACGCGCCACCATTTCCACCTCATCCTGATTAAACCAGCCCAGACGCTGCTTGGTTTTACGCAGGTTGAAGAATAGCTTACGCTGTGCTTTGGTGGTAGCGACCTTCACGATGCGCCAGTTACGCAGCACGTATTCGTGAATCTCGGCTTTAATCCAGTGAACGGCAAACGACACCAGACGTACGCCCACCTCAGGGTTAAAGCGGCGCACCGCTTTCATCAGGCCGATATTACCTTCCTGAATCAAGTCTGCCTGCGGCAGGCCGTAGCCTGAATAGTTGCGAGCGACATGAACAACAAAGCGCAGGTGAGACAGGATCAGCGTCTTAGCTGCATCCAGATCGCCCTGGTAATGCAGCCGTTCAGCAAGCGCCTTCTCTTCTTCCGCTGACAACATCGGCCAGACGTTAGCAGCCCGGATATAGGATTCCAGGTTACCTAAAGGTGCGATAGCTAAAGTTTGCATTTCTTTGGTCATTCAAACCCTCTCATATGTATGATTGCCACGCGATTCCTTCGCGCCACTGACTTTCCCTTCATCTTTCAAGCTGCTGCTGCGTTGGCTGCCCTCTCTCATTCCAGTCACTTACTTAAGTAAGCTCCTGGAATTCATTCGGTTGCCGCCTTGCCGCAACTTGAAATCTATCGGGAACACCCTACGTGAATTATTCACAAAAATCGAAAGCAATCTGTGCTAGTTCGACAGCAGAGTTATCCACAAGTTCAATCTGACGGTGCATATTTTACACACACAAAATCAATTAGTGAAGATCGTAATGATGGCGCTTTAAGAGGAAGGAACTCTTCCTCTGCGGCATTTCTCTCGCAGCAGAGGAAGATTATACCAAAAAAACGTTGCCGGGGGTTACTGGGGCGTAAAACGACGTAAATGTTGCACCGTCGCCAGCCAGGCGGCAATCCAGCCAATCATCGCCGCAATCAGCAGCAACAGCAGGCTCTCATCCCAGGATAACCCGCTCAGGGTAAAGGTGGTGCCAAACACCGAAGCCACCTGCGTGACCACTGATTCCAGCCGCAGCACCAGCACTTCTGACAGCACCAGCGATAACAGCGCCCCACTAAAGCCGAGTAGCGCGCCGCCATACAGGAATGGCCGCAGGATAAAGCCATCGGTGGCGCCAATCAGTTTCTGCACGTTAATGGTATCGCGCCGGGCAAAGATACTGAGCCGCACGCTGTTACCAATCACCAGGAATACCGCGACAATCATCAGCACGCCAATCATGGCCGCCACCTGACCGACCAGCCCAGTCAGCGCCGCCAGACGGGCAAACCAGCTGTCGTCCATCCGCACTTCATCGACGCCATCCACCTTCGCCACCCGGTCGCGCAGGCTCTGCATGGTATTCGAACTCTGGAAGTTCAGTTTCGGCGTAATCACCGCGACGGCTGGCAGTGGATTCTGCTCCAGCATATCCAGCGAACCGCCAAAGCCGGACCAGTTGCGGAACTCCCCCATCGCCTCTTCGCGTGACAGGTAGTTCACCTTATCCACGCCATCCTCTTTCTTCAGCAGCGCGACCACATTTTCGGCGGCGGTATCATCCAGCGTTTTACTGAGATAGACCGTCAGCTGCGGCGCCGGGTACCACTGATCCGCCGCCTGACTGACGTTTTTCCATACCATATAGCAGACGCTTGGTAATGTCAGCGAGATGGCAATTACCATCACCGTTAACAGCGTCGCCAGCGGCTGACGCCACATATCAGACAGCGAACCGTGCAGCGCATAGCGCCACTGCTCCTGCCAGCCCCCCTTCAGCGCCCGGCTTTTCGACGGTTGCTTACTTTTTGGCGCTGGCGCGCGTTTATTGCGTTTATTCACCATGCTGCAGGCCTCCGTGCAGTCGTCCCTGATTCAGCGACATCACGCGGTAGTTGCGGCGTGCAATCAGCCCCATATCATGGGTCGCCATCAATACAGTCACGCCAACACGGTTAAACTCTTCGAACAGACGCAGAATATCTTCTGACAGTGCATCATCAAGGTTACCGGTCGGTTCATCCGCCAGCAGTACCGCAGGCTTATTCACCACCGCACGCGCAATGCCGACACGCTGCTGCTCACCGCCAGAGAGTTGAATCGGATAACTCTTCGCTTTGTCGAGCAGGCCCACTTTATCCAGCGCGGCCGACACGCGACGGCGAATATCTTCACCGCTGGCCCCGGCGATAATCAGCGGGATCGCCACGTTGTCATACACCGAACGATCCATCAGCAGATGGTGATCCTGAAAAATCATCCCAATCTGACGGCGCAAAAATGGCACTTCACGGCTTTTCAGGCGGCTAATATCATGGCCGCCAAACCAAATCTGACCGGCGCTTGGCCGTTCAATGCC
This is a stretch of genomic DNA from Winslowiella toletana. It encodes these proteins:
- the livG gene encoding high-affinity branched-chain amino acid ABC transporter ATP-binding protein LivG, which encodes MSQPLLAVDGLMMRFGGLLAVNNVKLELHPQEIVSLIGPNGAGKTTVFNCLTGFYRPTGGTIKLRDQHLEGLPGQKIARMGIVRTFQHVRLFREMTVIENLLVAQHQHLKSGVFSGLLKTPAFRKSESDALDRAAAWLQRVGLLEMANRQAGNLAYGQQRRLEIARCMVTQPEILMLDEPAAGLNPRETHELDELIAELRGEHKVSVLLIEHDMKLVMGISDRIYVVNQGTPLANGKPEEIRNNPDVIRAYLGEA
- a CDS encoding high-affinity branched-chain amino acid ABC transporter permease LivM, coding for MKQLNLVNAMVSALMLLILAAFFMGLRLNLDGTQLVVNNAGSVRWNWIAVGCAVVFFFQLMRPMMQSGLKKISSPAFVLPGFDGSTPKQKLLALALIIAAVVWPFVVSRGTVDIATLTLIYVMLGLGLNVVVGLSGLLVLGYGGFYAIGAYTFALLNHYYGLGFWQCLPLAGLVSAMFGLLLGFPVLRLRGDYLAIVTLGFGEIVRILLLNNTEITGGPNGISQIPKPTFFGLEFNRSVRDGGWDTFHNFFGLQYDPGDRIIFLYMVAVLLVVLTLFVINRLLRMPLGRAWEALREDEIACRSLGLSPRRIKLTAFTISAAFAGFAGTLFAARQGFVSPESFTFAESAFVLAIVVLGGMGSQFAVILAAILLVVSREMMRDLNEYSMLVLGGLMVLMMIWRPQGLLPMQRPQLKLKRDAKGEQA
- the livH gene encoding high-affinity branched-chain amino acid ABC transporter permease LivH; amino-acid sequence: MSEQFLYFLQQMFNGVTLGSTYALIAIGYTMVYGIIGMINFAHGEVYMIGSYVSFIVIAALMMMGIDVGWILIGAGFIMAIVIASAYGWSIERVAYKPVRSSKRLIALISAIGMSIFLQNYVSLTQGSRDLALPSLITGQWTLGESNGFAATISAMQLVIWSVTFLAMLALTVFIRYSRMGRACRACAEDLKMASLLGINTDRVISLTFVIGAAMAAVAGVLLGQFYGVINPYIGFMAGMKAFTAAVLGGIGSIPGAMLGGLILGIAEALTSAYLSTEYKDAVSFALLIVVLLVMPTGILGRPEVEKV
- a CDS encoding branched-chain amino acid ABC transporter substrate-binding protein, whose product is MKISKGSAFLAGCVALAMSHAAMAKEIKVAIVGAMSGPVAQYGDMEFTGAKQAIADINAKGGVNGDKLVGVEYDDACDPKQAVAVANKVINDGIRYVIGHLCSSSTQPASDIYEDEGIVMITPAATNADLTTRGYKMIMRTTGLDSDQGPTAAKYILDEIKPQRIAVVHDKQQYGEGLARSVQESLKKAGGNVVLFEGVTAGDKDFSTLVARLKKENVDFVYFGGYYPEMGQILRQARAAGLKTGFMGPEGVGNSSLSNIAGAASEGMLVTLPKRYDQVPANKPIVDALKAKKLDPTGPFVWTTYAALQSLTTAMERSKSEEPEAIVKNLKEGQPVPTVMGDLSWDAKGDLKGFEFGVFKWHADGTSTAVK
- the panM gene encoding aspartate 1-decarboxylase autocleavage activator PanM — protein: MKLTIIRLQQFSVQDRLDLGKVWPEKEIAALEGTLDEQHRLYAARFNDRLLGALMLEIGGTQGRIYALQVREVTRRRGVGHYLLQETVAQNPAVSEWWIAQDGSEQPAVIAAFMQAAGFRQQADGWVKPGGENAAPKL
- the rpoH gene encoding RNA polymerase sigma factor RpoH; its protein translation is MTKEMQTLAIAPLGNLESYIRAANVWPMLSAEEEKALAERLHYQGDLDAAKTLILSHLRFVVHVARNYSGYGLPQADLIQEGNIGLMKAVRRFNPEVGVRLVSFAVHWIKAEIHEYVLRNWRIVKVATTKAQRKLFFNLRKTKQRLGWFNQDEVEMVARELGVSSKDVREMESRMAAQDMTFDLSSDDESSEGKSMAPVLYLQDKTSDFADGIEEDNWDNHAADKLTNAMEGLDERSQHIIRARWLDDDNKTTLQELADQYGVSAERVRQLEKNAMKKLRLAIEA